From a region of the Paenibacillus sp. FSL R10-2734 genome:
- a CDS encoding NTP transferase domain-containing protein yields the protein MSKVSLKLSQEVSLGSVALSELDRCNLEPLIVVVRADDNLEWLPPAIEPQGIRRTETCLTAHLGLSFSLRCGLNAVLPLQPDAVVVALADQPFITTALVNRLIQTFEQSPGMDYVASVSNGSAMPPALFSKTLFPALQGLDGDRGAAGILRSPDYKGIVLESASAHYFMDADTKEDFGEIQEQWMLRNGK from the coding sequence TTCACTGAAATTGTCGCAGGAGGTCTCGCTCGGGAGCGTCGCGCTTAGTGAATTGGATCGCTGCAATCTTGAACCGCTTATCGTCGTGGTGCGTGCGGATGACAACTTGGAATGGCTGCCACCCGCGATTGAACCGCAAGGGATTAGACGTACTGAAACTTGCTTAACCGCACATTTAGGTTTGTCTTTTTCACTGCGCTGCGGGCTTAATGCTGTGCTGCCTTTGCAGCCTGATGCAGTAGTTGTGGCGCTCGCGGATCAGCCTTTTATTACTACGGCATTAGTGAACCGTCTTATACAAACGTTTGAACAATCACCGGGGATGGATTATGTAGCTAGCGTCAGTAATGGATCGGCTATGCCCCCGGCGTTATTCTCGAAGACGTTATTTCCAGCGTTGCAGGGACTGGATGGAGATCGAGGAGCGGCGGGGATTTTGCGTTCGCCTGATTATAAGGGGATTGTTCTGGAATCTGCTTCTGCCCATTATTTTATGGATGCAGATACAAAAGAGGATTTTGGTGAGATTCAGGAGCAATGGATGCTGAGAAACGGAAAGTGA
- a CDS encoding ABC transporter ATP-binding protein, which yields MRGTSVEMRGIVKKFGSVTASDQVDFSANAGEIHALLGENGAGKSTVMSMLSGVYRADEGEIFIHGKAAHIRSPKDAAQLGVGMVFQNFRLVQSLTAAENIVLGEKSSFWRGRKWMKNKRKEIETLAEQFGLNFPVDRPIWQLSVGEQQRVEIVKTLYRGADIIILDEPTSVLTPGEVEQLFETLRVMKQAGKTVIMTTHKMKEVMASSDRISVMRKGKMIATLTTADTDELELARLMVGKEVIITRQEREAPEGDSLLEVKGLDVYADHGQKALDHFSLNVSKGEIVGIAGVAGNGQKELAEVLTGLRGWKSGEITFDGKTVKSASVRGAIDSGISHVPENRMKSGLAGRLGSVDNLLFKSYRSEEHSKFGFLKAAKNRSWTEELVQRFNVTTPELDTPVQQLSGGNQQKLLFAREISHRPKLMVAVHPTQGLDVGATAGVHELLMELRGSGSGVLLISEDLDELLHLSDRILVIYNGSIIGESTHEEANRESIGLLMAGVHNREESAV from the coding sequence ATGCGGGGAACTTCAGTTGAAATGCGGGGAATTGTGAAAAAATTCGGCTCGGTAACCGCCAGTGATCAAGTCGACTTTTCGGCAAATGCGGGAGAGATTCATGCACTGCTTGGTGAGAATGGAGCAGGAAAGAGCACGGTGATGAGCATGCTGTCAGGGGTGTACAGAGCAGATGAAGGCGAAATCTTCATTCATGGGAAAGCAGCTCATATTCGTTCTCCTAAAGATGCTGCACAGCTTGGTGTAGGTATGGTATTTCAGAACTTTAGGCTGGTGCAAAGCCTTACAGCGGCGGAAAATATCGTGCTTGGCGAAAAGTCGTCTTTCTGGCGCGGACGTAAGTGGATGAAGAATAAACGCAAGGAGATAGAGACACTAGCGGAGCAGTTTGGACTGAATTTCCCGGTGGATCGCCCGATCTGGCAGCTGTCCGTGGGAGAACAACAGCGTGTTGAAATCGTTAAGACGCTTTATCGCGGAGCTGACATTATCATTCTGGATGAACCAACCTCCGTGCTGACCCCAGGTGAGGTAGAGCAGCTGTTTGAGACTTTGCGTGTAATGAAGCAGGCAGGGAAGACGGTCATCATGACCACACACAAAATGAAAGAGGTTATGGCTTCCTCAGATCGAATTTCCGTCATGCGTAAAGGGAAAATGATCGCTACGCTGACTACTGCGGATACAGATGAGCTTGAGTTAGCTCGTTTGATGGTAGGTAAGGAAGTTATCATCACCCGCCAAGAACGGGAAGCCCCTGAGGGAGATTCTCTGTTAGAAGTGAAGGGCTTAGACGTATATGCCGATCACGGGCAAAAAGCACTGGATCATTTCTCTCTGAACGTAAGCAAAGGGGAGATTGTAGGTATAGCTGGGGTAGCTGGCAATGGGCAAAAGGAGCTGGCCGAAGTGTTAACAGGTCTTAGGGGATGGAAAAGTGGTGAGATCACTTTTGATGGAAAGACGGTGAAATCAGCTTCGGTAAGAGGGGCGATTGATTCAGGAATCTCCCATGTGCCGGAGAACCGGATGAAGAGCGGCTTAGCCGGGCGCCTCGGATCGGTGGATAATCTTTTGTTCAAATCCTACCGCTCAGAGGAGCACTCTAAATTTGGTTTCCTGAAGGCCGCGAAGAACCGTTCGTGGACAGAGGAGCTGGTCCAGCGCTTTAACGTTACAACACCTGAGCTGGATACGCCAGTACAGCAATTGTCAGGTGGTAATCAGCAGAAGCTGCTGTTCGCACGTGAGATCAGTCATCGTCCAAAGCTGATGGTCGCCGTTCATCCGACGCAAGGACTGGATGTAGGCGCTACAGCTGGAGTTCATGAACTCCTTATGGAGCTGCGCGGTTCAGGTAGTGGCGTACTGTTAATTTCCGAGGATTTAGATGAGCTGCTTCACTTGTCCGACCGGATTCTAGTGATCTACAACGGCTCCATCATTGGTGAAAGTACACATGAGGAAGCAAATCGAGAGAGTATTGGACTATTGATGGCTGGTGTTCATAACAGAGAGGAGAGCGCCGTATGA
- a CDS encoding BMP family ABC transporter substrate-binding protein: MKKRGQFITSCLALMVLMTVALVGCAKATEAPATTTAATEATATTEPAAKKPTVAFVYIGPPGDGGYTYQHDQGRLYMEKELGIKADFVENVPESADAERIITELAQSHDIVFTTSFGYMDFTLNVAGKFPNVKFLHASGYKTAENMGTYFGKNYQASYLSGIVAGKMTKNNQLGYVGAFPISEVIYNLNAFTLGAQSVNPDVKVNVVWTNTWYDPTTERQAAISLLDKGADVLLAYQDSPATLQAAAERGAFAGGNDSDMSKYAPDNYLTNPVWNWGPYYVKAVQAVMDGTWKSEQYSGGMADGMVELAPFGNKIPDDVKKLVEDAKAKIISGELEVFTGPISDNQGNVKVQEGQKLTLEEVLGMNWLVKGVEGTIPQ, from the coding sequence ATGAAAAAAAGGGGTCAGTTCATAACATCTTGTCTTGCATTAATGGTTCTAATGACGGTGGCTTTGGTGGGGTGTGCAAAAGCAACAGAGGCACCGGCGACAACTACAGCGGCAACAGAGGCAACTGCAACAACAGAACCGGCTGCGAAGAAACCTACAGTTGCTTTTGTTTATATCGGACCTCCAGGAGATGGCGGCTACACATACCAACATGATCAAGGGCGGCTGTATATGGAGAAGGAGCTTGGGATTAAAGCTGACTTTGTAGAAAATGTCCCTGAAAGTGCTGACGCCGAACGAATCATCACAGAGCTTGCGCAATCACACGATATCGTGTTTACAACGAGCTTTGGATATATGGATTTTACATTAAATGTAGCAGGCAAATTCCCCAATGTGAAGTTCCTCCATGCTTCGGGTTACAAAACCGCAGAGAACATGGGGACCTACTTCGGGAAGAACTATCAAGCCAGTTATCTCAGCGGTATAGTAGCAGGAAAAATGACCAAAAACAATCAGCTGGGTTATGTGGGCGCTTTTCCGATCAGCGAAGTGATTTATAACTTAAATGCTTTTACCCTTGGAGCACAAAGCGTCAATCCTGATGTGAAGGTGAACGTGGTGTGGACGAATACATGGTATGACCCGACGACCGAACGTCAAGCGGCAATCAGCTTGCTGGATAAGGGTGCGGATGTACTTTTGGCCTATCAGGATTCACCTGCAACACTGCAGGCTGCTGCTGAACGAGGAGCTTTTGCCGGGGGCAATGACTCGGATATGAGCAAATACGCTCCGGACAATTATTTGACGAATCCGGTATGGAATTGGGGTCCTTATTACGTAAAAGCTGTGCAGGCGGTTATGGACGGAACGTGGAAAAGCGAGCAATATTCCGGGGGTATGGCTGACGGTATGGTAGAGCTGGCTCCTTTCGGAAACAAAATCCCAGATGATGTGAAAAAGCTTGTGGAAGACGCTAAAGCCAAAATCATCAGTGGGGAGCTTGAGGTTTTCACAGGTCCGATCTCAGATAACCAAGGGAATGTGAAGGTTCAAGAAGGTCAAAAACTGACCCTTGAGGAAGTGCTGGGCATGAACTGGCTCGTTAAAGGTGTGGAAGGAACCATCCCGCAATAA